The Oncorhynchus keta strain PuntledgeMale-10-30-2019 chromosome 17, Oket_V2, whole genome shotgun sequence genome has a window encoding:
- the LOC118396511 gene encoding arg8-vasotocin receptor-like isoform X2, translated as MHSSLNGVNQSLVFSPTNDPMMGILGNGTVLPNGSDPFGRNEEVAKIEITVLSITFVVAVIGNVSVLLAMYNTKKKTSRMHLFIRHLSIADLVVAFFQVLPQICWEITFRFYGPDFLCRIVKHLQVMGMFASTYMMVMMTLDRYIAICHPLKTLQQPTQRSYIMIISTWMSSLVLSMPQYFIFSLSEIKNGSEVYDCWGHFIEPWGVKAYITWITVGIFLIPVFILMIFYGFICHSIWKNIKYKTKKTPVGGASKNGLMGKNSVSSVTTISRAKLRTVKMTFVIVVAYIICWSPFFIVQMWSVWDENFACYVINIRCLNRPVDLPVIDCAMQLCNADKLMFCELHCTVDFYHSY; from the exons ATGCACTCATCTCTTAACGGAGTCAACCAGTCTCTGGTGTTCAGTCCTACGAATGATCCGATGATGGGGATCCTTGGAAATGGCACCGTCCTCCCGAACGGGAGCGATCCTTTCGGTAGAAACGAAGAGGTCGCAAAAATAGAGATAACGGTCCTGAGCATCACCTTTGTGGTGGCCGTGATTGGGAACGTCAGTGTCTTGCTGGCCATGTACAACACTAAGAAAAAGACGTCGAGAATGCACCTCTTCATCCGGCACCTTAGTATTGCTGACCTAGTGGTCGCCTTCTTTCAGGTCCTGCCGCAGATATGCTGGGAGATCACCTTTCGCTTCTACGGACCAGATTTCCTGTGCAGGATAGTGAAGCACCTCCAGGTGATGGGCATGTTCGCCTCCACCtacatgatggtgatgatgaccCTGGACCGTTATATCGCCATCTGCCACCCTCTGAAAACCCTCCAGCAGCCCACCCAGCGGTCTTACATCATGATCATTAGCACCTGGATGAGTAGTCTGGTCCTCAGCATGCCGCAGTACTTTATATTCTCCCTGAGTGAGATCAAGAACGGTTCGGAGGTATACGACTGCTGGGGCCACTTCATAGAACCGTGGGGCGTAAAAGCATACATTACTTGGATAACCGTTGGCATCTTCCTCATCCCCGTGTTCATTCTGATGATATTCTACGGGTTCATCTGCCACAGCATATGGAAAAATATCAAGTATAAGACCAAGAAGACACCCGTGGGAG GTGCGTCTAAAAACGGTCTAATGGGCAAGAACTCCGTTAGCAGCGTCACCACTATATCCAGAGCGAAGTTGAGAACGGTCAAAATGACTTTTGTGATTGTTGTGGCGTACATTATTTGCTGGTCACCTTTCTTCATCGTACAGATGTGGTCGGTTTGGGATGAGAACTTCGCATGTTATGTTATTAATATCAGGTGTTTAAATAGGCCTGTAGATCTGCCTGTAATTGATTGTGCCATGCAATTATGTAATGCCGACAAGCTAATGTTCTGTGAACTTCACTGCACCGTTGATTTCTACCACAGCTATTGA
- the LOC118396511 gene encoding arg8-vasotocin receptor-like isoform X1, which translates to MHSSLNGVNQSLVFSPTNDPMMGILGNGTVLPNGSDPFGRNEEVAKIEITVLSITFVVAVIGNVSVLLAMYNTKKKTSRMHLFIRHLSIADLVVAFFQVLPQICWEITFRFYGPDFLCRIVKHLQVMGMFASTYMMVMMTLDRYIAICHPLKTLQQPTQRSYIMIISTWMSSLVLSMPQYFIFSLSEIKNGSEVYDCWGHFIEPWGVKAYITWITVGIFLIPVFILMIFYGFICHSIWKNIKYKTKKTPVGGASKNGLMGKNSVSSVTTISRAKLRTVKMTFVIVVAYIICWSPFFIVQMWSVWDENFAWDDSENTAVSLSALLASLNSCCNPWIYMIFSGHLLHDFTHCFPCCNNLRHKFKKEDSDSSLRRNTLLSKMTNRSPTCSSGTWKDPDNSTKSSVPSIQTET; encoded by the exons ATGCACTCATCTCTTAACGGAGTCAACCAGTCTCTGGTGTTCAGTCCTACGAATGATCCGATGATGGGGATCCTTGGAAATGGCACCGTCCTCCCGAACGGGAGCGATCCTTTCGGTAGAAACGAAGAGGTCGCAAAAATAGAGATAACGGTCCTGAGCATCACCTTTGTGGTGGCCGTGATTGGGAACGTCAGTGTCTTGCTGGCCATGTACAACACTAAGAAAAAGACGTCGAGAATGCACCTCTTCATCCGGCACCTTAGTATTGCTGACCTAGTGGTCGCCTTCTTTCAGGTCCTGCCGCAGATATGCTGGGAGATCACCTTTCGCTTCTACGGACCAGATTTCCTGTGCAGGATAGTGAAGCACCTCCAGGTGATGGGCATGTTCGCCTCCACCtacatgatggtgatgatgaccCTGGACCGTTATATCGCCATCTGCCACCCTCTGAAAACCCTCCAGCAGCCCACCCAGCGGTCTTACATCATGATCATTAGCACCTGGATGAGTAGTCTGGTCCTCAGCATGCCGCAGTACTTTATATTCTCCCTGAGTGAGATCAAGAACGGTTCGGAGGTATACGACTGCTGGGGCCACTTCATAGAACCGTGGGGCGTAAAAGCATACATTACTTGGATAACCGTTGGCATCTTCCTCATCCCCGTGTTCATTCTGATGATATTCTACGGGTTCATCTGCCACAGCATATGGAAAAATATCAAGTATAAGACCAAGAAGACACCCGTGGGAGGTGCGTCTAAAAACGGTCTAATGGGAAAGAACTCCGTTAGCAGCGTCACCACTATATCCAGAGCGAAGTTGAGAACGGTCAAAATGACTTTTGTGATTGTTGTGGCGTACATTATTTGCTGGTCACCTTTCTTCATCGTACAGATGTGGTCGGTTTGGGATGAGAACTTCGCATGGGATG ATTCTGAGAACACGGCTGTCTCACTGTCTGCGCTCCTCGCGAGTCTTAACAGCTGCTGTAACCCGTGGATATACATGATCTTCAGCGGGCATCTCCTACACGACTTCACTCACTGTTTCCCGTGCTGTAATAACTTACGCCACAAGTTCAAGAAAGAGGACTCTGACAGCAGTCTCCGGAGAAATACGCTATTGAGTAAAATGACCAACCGGAGCCCAACATGCAGTTCGGGCACATGGAAAGACCCTGACAACTCGACCAAGTCTTCCGTTCCATCTATCCAAACGGAGACCTAA